Proteins from one Impatiens glandulifera chromosome 2, dImpGla2.1, whole genome shotgun sequence genomic window:
- the LOC124925590 gene encoding uncharacterized protein LOC124925590, whose protein sequence is MGMIMSLMGKGSPSNQMLNLVTGTLYHRFLDKDIKSFEDFHLAILDIFNTFNSALPGKHYDAPSRQLVEECFAKWKEGGTKEERKEIFVEFVRRNASLSKLDNSSIITGLVTPPAAMVVKKAGEKVPQLSMVKVIPDVIFVPSATVLALVFVKLSRRIFPKNVSAVPSTPETA, encoded by the exons ATGGGGATGATCATGAGCTTAATGGGAAAAG GATCGCCATCAAATCAGATGTTGAATTTGGTGACGGGAACACTTTACCATCGATTCTTGGACAAAGATATCAAAAGCTTTGAGGACTTCCACTTAGCCATTCTTGACATCTTCAA CACATTCAATTCAGCATTGCCTGGAAAACACTATGATGCTCCATCGAGGCAGTTAGTAGAG GAGTGTTTTGCGAAATGGAAAGAAGGTGGAacgaaagaagaaagaaaggagaTTTTCGTAGAATTTGTGAGGAGAAATGCAAGCCTGAGCAAGTTGGACAATTCTTCAATTATCACAGGTCTAGTAACACCCCCAGCAGCCATGGTAGTAAAGAAAGCAGGAGAGAAAGTGCCACAACTTAGTATGGTGAAGGTCATACCCGACGTTATATTTGTACCATCCGCCACTGTTTTAGCCCTCGTTTTTGTCAAGCTTTCCAGAAGAATCTTCCCCAAGAACGTTTCTGCTGTCCCTTCCACTCCTGAGACTGCATAG
- the LOC124925589 gene encoding COP9 signalosome complex subunit 7-like isoform X2: MDLEQNQAEYIACFVKQASLLEGSSLVDVVVESTSHPSLFAFSEILSVPNVIQLQGTENSVYLDLLRLFAHGTWSDYKDNARHLPALGPDQILKLKQLTVLTLAESTKVLPYDVLMQELDVSNVRELEDFLINECMYAGIVKGKLDQLRRCFEVQFAAGRDLRPAQLGIMIETLGNWLGTSDNLLISIQDKIKWADSMGELDMKHKKEVEDRVEEVKQSLFIKKLHPVSRQTQTFELDMKRSILELLE; the protein is encoded by the exons ATGGACCTCGAACAGAATCAAGCAGAGTACATCGCCTGCTTCGTCAAACAAGCTTCTCTCCTTGAAGGATCGTCTCTTGTAGACGTCGTCGTTGAATCCACTTCTCATCCATCCCTATTTGCTTTCTCTGAGATTCTCTCTGTTCCAAATGTTATTCAG CTTCAAGGAACTGAAAACTCTGTATATCTTGACCTGCTTCGTCTCTTTGCTCATGGAACTTGGAGTGACTACAAAG ATAATGCTCGTCATCTTCCAGCATTGGGGCCTGACCAAATCCTCAAGCTTAAGCAACTTACTGTGCTCACATTGGCGGAGTCCACTAAG GTTTTGCCTTATGATGTGCTGATGCAGGAGTTAGATGTCTCAAATGTACGCGAGCTAGAGGATTTTCTTATCAATGAGTGCATGTATGCT GGGATAGTTAAAGGAAAGCTGGATCAATTGCGAAGATGCTTTGAG GTTCAATTTGCAGCAGGAAGGGATCTAAGGCCAGCGCAACTTGGAATTATGATAGAAACATTAGGAAACTG GTTGGGTACATCGGATAACCTTCTTATATCCATTCAAGATAAGATAAAATGGGCAGATAGCATGGGTGAATTGGACATGAAACATAAGAAAGAAGTGGAAGACAGGGTTGAGGAAGTAAAACAATCACTGTTCATCAAG AAGTTACACCCTGTGAGCAGGCAAACACAGACTTTCGAGCTGGACATGAAGAGATCTATTCTGGAGCTGCTGGAGTGA
- the LOC124925588 gene encoding mitochondrial protein C2orf69 homolog isoform X1, whose protein sequence is MDLMVDTFIIIIIILFDREPHRESSVSFSFKIVEIHSYKSTFCADFIISYIERKMDRWSGIFKVPLQQQPCNSNTKAAYYRVAISLCLSPSSTTNLITPSANVIFFNGDRVEGSGDPTIDRLSNIQTISELLVSKFGASINAYVIESSYYNGPFAVYKDFIPSSNSRGEPKLYNPIGFPASTSIASLLASSLHQAVKVNDFVEPSSTSSCPHTFLLGFSKGGTVLNQLVTELGNMDKQTLVNEVEEEGILVPNSRECFLNSISEIHYVDVGLNSSLAYLTDRKTIERISNRIIQMGRRGVGGSGIRFVIHGTPRQWCDGRREWIRAEKDELVRLLQLEARKTGGKLSVIERLYFADKLPSLKMHFEVIEHMDVSV, encoded by the exons ATGGATCTTATGGTTGATaccttcatcatcatcatcatcatcctatTTGATCGTGAACCTCATCGAGAGAGCTCTGTAAGTTTCTCTTTCAAAATTGTGGAAATTCATTCATACAAATCAACTTTTTGTGCAGACTTTATTATTTCATACATAGAAAGAAAGATGGATCGTTGGAGTGGAATCTTTAAGGTCCCTTTGCAGCAACAGCCATGTAATAGTAACACCAAAGCAGCATACTACAGAGTTGCTATCTCTCTCTGCCTCTCGCCTTCTTCCACCACAAACCTCATT ACACCTTCTGCTAATGTCATATTCTTTAATGGTGATCGAGTTGAAGGAAGTGGAGATCCAACAATTGACAGGCTTTCTAATATTCAGACTATTTCTGAATTACTCGTTTCTAAATTCGGCGCCTCTATTAACGCATATGTCATTGAATCGTCCTATTATAATGGCCCATTTGCTGTATACAAGGATTTCATTCCTTCTTCAAACAGTCGTGGAGAGCCTAAACTATACAATCCAATTGGATTCCCTGCTTCTACGTCCATCGCCTCACTACTCGCATCCTCTCTTCaccag GCTGTAAAAGTTAATGATTTTGTTGAACCATCATCTACATCATCATGCCCCCATACATTTCTGCTTGGATTTAGCAAAGGGGGTACGGTTCTGAACCAGCTAGTAACCGAGCTTGGGAATATGGACAAACAGACACTAGTcaatgaagttgaagaagaaggcATTCTAGTACCAAATTCAAGAGAGTGCTTCTTAAACAGCATAAGTGAGATTCATTATGTCGATGTTGGTTTAAATAGCAGTCTGGCCTATCTAACTGATAGGAAAACGATAGAGAGGATTTCCAATCGGATTATTCAGATGGGAAGAAGAGGAGTAGGAGGTTCTGGAATCCGTTTTGTTATTCATGGAACTCCGAGGCAGTGGTGTGATGGGAGAAGAGAATGGATACGAGCCGAAAAGGATGAACTTGTGAGGCTGCTGCAATTGGAAGCTCGGAAGACTGGGGGGAAACTTTCTGTGATTGAGAGACTGTATTTTGCTGATAAGCTCCCTAGCTTGAAGATGCATTTTGAAGTAATAGAGCATATGGATGTTAGTGTTTGA
- the LOC124925588 gene encoding mitochondrial protein C2orf69 homolog isoform X2 → MDRWSGIFKVPLQQQPCNSNTKAAYYRVAISLCLSPSSTTNLITPSANVIFFNGDRVEGSGDPTIDRLSNIQTISELLVSKFGASINAYVIESSYYNGPFAVYKDFIPSSNSRGEPKLYNPIGFPASTSIASLLASSLHQAVKVNDFVEPSSTSSCPHTFLLGFSKGGTVLNQLVTELGNMDKQTLVNEVEEEGILVPNSRECFLNSISEIHYVDVGLNSSLAYLTDRKTIERISNRIIQMGRRGVGGSGIRFVIHGTPRQWCDGRREWIRAEKDELVRLLQLEARKTGGKLSVIERLYFADKLPSLKMHFEVIEHMDVSV, encoded by the exons ATGGATCGTTGGAGTGGAATCTTTAAGGTCCCTTTGCAGCAACAGCCATGTAATAGTAACACCAAAGCAGCATACTACAGAGTTGCTATCTCTCTCTGCCTCTCGCCTTCTTCCACCACAAACCTCATT ACACCTTCTGCTAATGTCATATTCTTTAATGGTGATCGAGTTGAAGGAAGTGGAGATCCAACAATTGACAGGCTTTCTAATATTCAGACTATTTCTGAATTACTCGTTTCTAAATTCGGCGCCTCTATTAACGCATATGTCATTGAATCGTCCTATTATAATGGCCCATTTGCTGTATACAAGGATTTCATTCCTTCTTCAAACAGTCGTGGAGAGCCTAAACTATACAATCCAATTGGATTCCCTGCTTCTACGTCCATCGCCTCACTACTCGCATCCTCTCTTCaccag GCTGTAAAAGTTAATGATTTTGTTGAACCATCATCTACATCATCATGCCCCCATACATTTCTGCTTGGATTTAGCAAAGGGGGTACGGTTCTGAACCAGCTAGTAACCGAGCTTGGGAATATGGACAAACAGACACTAGTcaatgaagttgaagaagaaggcATTCTAGTACCAAATTCAAGAGAGTGCTTCTTAAACAGCATAAGTGAGATTCATTATGTCGATGTTGGTTTAAATAGCAGTCTGGCCTATCTAACTGATAGGAAAACGATAGAGAGGATTTCCAATCGGATTATTCAGATGGGAAGAAGAGGAGTAGGAGGTTCTGGAATCCGTTTTGTTATTCATGGAACTCCGAGGCAGTGGTGTGATGGGAGAAGAGAATGGATACGAGCCGAAAAGGATGAACTTGTGAGGCTGCTGCAATTGGAAGCTCGGAAGACTGGGGGGAAACTTTCTGTGATTGAGAGACTGTATTTTGCTGATAAGCTCCCTAGCTTGAAGATGCATTTTGAAGTAATAGAGCATATGGATGTTAGTGTTTGA
- the LOC124925589 gene encoding COP9 signalosome complex subunit 7-like isoform X1, with product MDLEQNQAEYIACFVKQASLLEGSSLVDVVVESTSHPSLFAFSEILSVPNVIQLQGTENSVYLDLLRLFAHGTWSDYKDNARHLPALGPDQILKLKQLTVLTLAESTKVLPYDVLMQELDVSNVRELEDFLINECMYAGIVKGKLDQLRRCFEVQFAAGRDLRPAQLGIMIETLGNWLGTSDNLLISIQDKIKWADSMGELDMKHKKEVEDRVEEVKQSLFIKANTDFRAGHEEIYSGAAGVMDYEEDRIRPKRRRHPMN from the exons ATGGACCTCGAACAGAATCAAGCAGAGTACATCGCCTGCTTCGTCAAACAAGCTTCTCTCCTTGAAGGATCGTCTCTTGTAGACGTCGTCGTTGAATCCACTTCTCATCCATCCCTATTTGCTTTCTCTGAGATTCTCTCTGTTCCAAATGTTATTCAG CTTCAAGGAACTGAAAACTCTGTATATCTTGACCTGCTTCGTCTCTTTGCTCATGGAACTTGGAGTGACTACAAAG ATAATGCTCGTCATCTTCCAGCATTGGGGCCTGACCAAATCCTCAAGCTTAAGCAACTTACTGTGCTCACATTGGCGGAGTCCACTAAG GTTTTGCCTTATGATGTGCTGATGCAGGAGTTAGATGTCTCAAATGTACGCGAGCTAGAGGATTTTCTTATCAATGAGTGCATGTATGCT GGGATAGTTAAAGGAAAGCTGGATCAATTGCGAAGATGCTTTGAG GTTCAATTTGCAGCAGGAAGGGATCTAAGGCCAGCGCAACTTGGAATTATGATAGAAACATTAGGAAACTG GTTGGGTACATCGGATAACCTTCTTATATCCATTCAAGATAAGATAAAATGGGCAGATAGCATGGGTGAATTGGACATGAAACATAAGAAAGAAGTGGAAGACAGGGTTGAGGAAGTAAAACAATCACTGTTCATCAAG GCAAACACAGACTTTCGAGCTGGACATGAAGAGATCTATTCTGGAGCTGCTGGAGTGATGGACTACGAGGAAGATCGCATCCGACCAAAGAG GAGGAGGCATCCCATGAATTGA